The genomic stretch AGAACAACATCCATGTGCACGACCTCCTGACGTTTCAGCAGATTACCGTGGTGTCCAAAGCCAAAGGGGCGACCCTCTTTGCCTGTGACCTGCAGGTTTGCATCGCGGCAGGACTTCCGATGGCTATGATGACGGAAGCAGAAGGGAAGACTCAGAGTTTCTTTATGTATCTCCGCAGCATTCTGACACAGGAGAAGCCACGTTGCGGATGTGTGTGGCAGTCAAGAAGAAGCTTCAGTTGTATTTCTGGAAGGATCGGGAGTTCCACGAGCTGCAGGTCAGTCAGAACACGTTTACCGTCTGCTGCTTGTCAGCTGTCTGTGGCCGGTGTTGCTCACTTTCGGGGTTTGCTGTCTTCTCTGCAGGGAGATTGTGCAGCACCAGATATTCCAAAGTCTATGGCTTGGTGTGAGAACTCCATTTGTGTGGGATTCAAACGAGACTATTATTTGATAAGGGTGAGTTACTTAATTGCTCCTTATTTATAGGTAGTGAAGTTTTAAAACCTTAAAGGGCATTAGCTAATTGTGGTATTTCAAGTGTCCAGAAACGATTGTTGATTTAACAAGTAAGAAGTGACAATAATTATTTCGTTTCAGAGATTAGTACAAAACTGTGGTATGCATCTCTCTTTTGTTTTATCCAGGTGGATGCACGTGGCTCAATTAAGGAGCTTTTCCCTACTGGAAAGCAACTAGAGCCCCTTGTAGCCCCTTTGGCTGATGGAAAAGTGGCAGTGGGTCAGGACGACCTCACAGTGGTTCTGAATGAGGAAGGTGTTTGTACCCAGAAGTGCGCCCTCAACTGGACAGACATCCCAATTGCAATGGGTAAAATGTTCCCTATAAGCTCTGGTACTGGTGTTGTCTAATTATTTGTCACACATGTACATTACAGTACATTTAACCCTTCACATCACTAGACTTTCCTCGTTTTGGTTATTCACTAGCTGGTCGTGAAAAATTAAATGGGAGTATTTTTGCAGCTCGCTGAACCTTGCAGTCGACGATTAAGCAGTACTGAGAATGTTTCGGATCACATAAAATCATGTGACATAAATATtagtatatatctatatatatatatatatatattagtatatATTACTATATATCTTTAATGTTAAACCGCGCATCTTTGTTTTGGATTCCAGCCTCACTTATGTGTTAGCTGGCTTTGTGACCGTGGAGTTTTGCATTTGTCGTAGTAACTTTTAAACTTTTCAGtgctttttgcatttttaataatgcGCCCAAACGTACTGCTCCCAGTGCCTACAGTACTGCTCGCAGTGCCTACAGTAGTGCCTTTGTACATACAGGGACATAACTTAGATGGCCTGTGTAATGTATAAATGTCTAGATGAGAAATGACAAGGAACTTTAATATGCAGTGTATCATGCAGTACAGTTTGCTTAGAAATTGGTAATAAATTGACTTTATGttcgttcaggctagcagactgttatagGTTGAGATTAGGGCCCAAGTATTATTTGCAAATTTTCACATTCACAGGGATCTTCAGAATGTAGCCCTTGCAGATGTGAAGGGGACACTGTATTAAACATTTCTCCATATTCAGAACATTCATCCAAAATGACATTTttgtgttaaattgtgttaaacctactttctgtctctctccctcatcACGCTTTGCAATGAAATTGTGAACAGCTGAAACTATTGGCTGTTTGTCATATAGATGTTAGTCAGGGAGGAAAAAGGGAATTAATATCCATACCTTCACAGAGTAAGTTATGTCTGTTTTCATAATGGGAAACGCAACCATACCCAAACCATCAGCTGCTTCCTTTTAAACTTGATTACAGATTTGAAAAGTGAACTGAAGGGAAATGAAAGCTTGATCTTAGATTTTTCATATTCCCTTTTGTTTGTGTACAAGCAGATAGTTTTTATCCTATTGTTATCCATTTTTGGTGCTCTATTCTTGTACCATCCACTTGACTCGACTCTGCCGTGACGATGCAAATTTCTCACTTGTGGGACTAATAAAAGATTCTTTTGTCTTGTCTTATCTTGGGTCTTATCTTACCAGCTTAATCTTTCCGGCTTTGAAATCAGTAGCGCTGGCAGCCCTCCTGAATTGAGATTCCCTTAGTGTTCTCACATTACTGTTCAGTGAGGTCATGATTTATGTATGGACTGAACTTTCGCTCCCTCAGTCAGTCTATGTGATTCAGATGCTTTCACCATCTTTTGACTTCCTACTTCTGTAGTTCAAGTCACAATAGGAGCTCTGCAGgggaatattttatttatttactgatgTTGATGCTATAGAGGTATGCatgcatatatgtatgtattttacaATACCCCTGAAAGCTGTTTCTAAAAATCTTTAGGGGATTCGGAATACCGTGGCCCATGTGCTGGGAATTGCTCCTCGCAATGTTCTCGTCTGCCTTCCTCCAGAGCACCAGCCGCCCTACATCATTGCGGTGCTGCCGCGCTACGTGGAGATCCGCACCTTCGAGCCGCGACTGCTGGTGCAGAGCGTGGAGCTGCAGAGGCCTCGCATCATCACGTCCGCAGGGTTAGTGCCGGGGGAGGAGGACAGAAGGGGAGAACACAGAAGTCCTTTGCTCTCTCTAATcagttaaataaaaatgcatcggACATTGACGATATTGCCGGATTAGAAGTTAGCTATGTTGacgcaccacagcacacaacaactaaatgtatcctctgcatttaacccatatgtgacatagcagggggcagctaactcAGTGCctggggggcggtaccttgctcagcgtacctcagtggtgccttgctggtcggggattcgaacctgcagtctttcaattacaagtgtgcgtccctaaccattaagcctgCAATTAGTCATCAGGACTTGACAGTTACAATGAAATAAGATCGTATGTGAAAATCACCCAGCTTTCattgcttcaccttgttctcttTCTCTCCACATCACCTTTTCTCTTCCTCAGACCCAACATAGTGTATGTAGCCAGCAACCATTTTGTCTGGCGCCTTGTGCCCGTATCTATAGCAACCCAGATCAAGCAGCTCCTGCCGGACAAACAGTTTGAACTGGCTCTACAGCTGGCGGTGAGAATCCAATCGCAGGGTTCTGAATGCTACAGAGGTGGTGGGAGGGGTGGGGCTGGTCAAGCGTATGTCAGATGGGATTGCTGGACATGAGCGGAATCGAGTAGCTCATTAAATTAAGGCACCTAGTTCATTTAATAGAAGTCTTATAGACAGGGATGCACATAACTGGTCCTCAAGcacacattcacctttaaaagcgatgcGTGTGGCCGTCGATTGTTATAACAGCACAGATGCGTACATATTTCATGCACATTTGCTCTGCTATAACAAATCACTATGCATTTTGACCTTTATACCACAAACGAAGTACGAattagcatataaaatcttaagaTGCACGAAAATTTCTTGGCATATCAGCGTAGATGCACATAGGTGTACATTTGTGCCATCACAACAGTTAATTGCTGCATGTATTGCTTTTAAAGATGAATGTGTATTTGCGTACCACTTATTTGCATCCCTGTTAATAGATCTTATATGCTTGCATTTGTCATGCAGGGAGTTATAATTCGAAATAGTGCAGTTTTTTCCAGTAACCAGTAGAGGGAGATATTCATTCATTTGATTTTAGCCTGCTTAGCGTTCTGCTGCCTGGGCTGTGCAGTGTGTAAAGCAGTGAACCTGGAGTTTCTTGTGCTGTAGTGTGATTTGTGTCCATTTATGCCTAAAAGATGAAAGATGATTCAGACGGTGATAAGAGGCAGCAGATCCACCACATCCAGAACTTGTATGCTTTCAACCTCTTCTGCCAGAAGCGATTTGATGACTCCATGCAAGTGTTTGCCAAGCTGGGTACAGGTTAGCACTCAGTAGGATTTACTTATTGCTATGTTGTTAATTTCAGACAGTCTTCTTGTATTTGTGTGTTTCAGCGGTTAGCTGCACCTGCTTGTTAATGCGCACGGCTCGCACCTCCAAACAGCCAATCGCGTGGCtccaaataaatacataaatcatACAGACTGGGTCGCAATATTTAGTAACTGTTTAGCTTGGCATTAGAACCGCTAAGATGCATGAGGTTCCATGCATAGTGGATCTAGAGATACTCATATACTACAGTGTGTAAAGTTCTCAGAGAATATGGTGATTTAAACAGAAATCATCCATTCAGGCAGTTCTTTTGCTTAACAGGGCTTTTAATGAGGAAAAGCAGAGAACGGCCAGActtgttaaagctaacaggaatgCCACAGGCGCACAAGCAGCTCAGTGCTGCCGCTGGCCAGTAACTCTGCCACTGAGTCTACGTGCATTTTCTTCACGTTTTAATGAAAAACGTTCTTGCCGTCTCGCCAGATCCAACCCACGTCATCGGGCTCTACCCTGACCTCCTGCCTTCAGACTACCGAAAGCAGCTTCACTACCCCAACCCTTTGCCCACACTGTCTGGAGCAGAGCTGGAAAAAGCCCACCTGGCACTGATTGACTATTTAACGCAGGTGAGCTTAGCTTTGAGTGCCTGGCGCCCCCTTGTGCCCGTTGAGGAAATAATCTGTGTGCTCACCGCTGGTACCGTAACGCATTATAGAAACGCAGCCACCTGGTGAAGCAGCTGAACGACTCTGAGCCGTCTACGCCATCTCCCCTCGTGGAGGGGACCCCCACTATCAAGAGCAGAAAGAAGCTACTCCAGATCATCGACACCACACTGCTGAAATGCTACCTGCATGTAGGACCTGCCTCACCCCACCCTCTTAAATCAGTTGGAACATTCCGTTATTAccagggattgacataactggcGCGCAAGTACATATTTGGGGTATGAAGGTTAAAATGCGAGGTAATTCCTTGTCAAAATAGCAGAAATGCAtactgttatgacaagaaattaccacaCATTGTAGCCTTTATACCACTAATGCGTACTTGTGTGCTGGTTATGTCAGTCTTGTGACCGTTATGTGGGATGATATCAGTAACGTTAGTCTGTTTATGCTCTTCTTGATCCTTGGTCATTATACTTCTGAATTAGCAAATGCTCATTAGTTTGTTAATTTTACATAGCTGATCTAGGAAATCTTTCTCACCAGTTCATACATGTATGTATCTCGGAGCAGTTTTGTCACACCTAAAATTTGTGTGGTCAGATTTTGTCAAGAAAACCCCATTTCAGATGCAACCGTAGCGCACGTTAGTGTTGCGTCGCTGCGATGAAAGATTCTGTTTTAGTGTTGGGTGTCTTCACTGTCGATCTGTCTCCCCCTCCGCTGACAGACCAACGTAGCCCTCGTGTCTCCCCTGCTGCGCCTTGAAAACAACCAGTGCCATATTGAAGAGTGTGAATATGTGTTAAAGAAGGCCCACAAGTACAGCGAGCTCATCATCCTTTACGAAAAGAAGGGGCTGCACCAGAAAGGTCAGTATGAAAAATTAAATGGACGCTTTGGCGCAACGTTTACTGCTGTAGCAGTACCGGGCCCCAGACACCAGGGGGCGCTGGAGCAGTGCCATAGAAGTATCCGGCGGTCTAAGGTTTTATTTCAAACATTTTGCTCGCTCACTGTTCCCACTATAGGGAAATATATGTAGTTCACTACATAGGGAATTAATGGAATTGCATTGCAAGATGCTCTGCATTGGTATAGTAGCAATATTTGCAAACAGACACTTAAAGTGAAATACGGACGTATGAGTCTGTAACGTCAGCATCAGTCTTTTCAGAGATTTAGTGTATTTAAAACTAAGAAAATATGCTTTAATTTGTATAAAAATGCATACGTCTTGTTTGTATTGTTAATGGTCTGCTTCATGGTATATCGGTATGCTAGTCTGCGTTGTCTGCACATACAATTTGTGgtgttatatatattataatgcaCTATGTAGCGAAATGGCTATGTGGAAATATTTAGGCTCCATCTTGAATATATTTTGAAATTTCAGAAACTTGTGCGAATGTAACATGACCAGAAGAAAGAGTGTAAAACAGCACTTAGATGCAGACACTCTCGCTTTGCTGTCACATGACAGTGTCTCAATAGGACAGGGGCAGTGTTGCTTTTCCATGTATTTTCTCAATTACACCAAAATTCGGGGCCTCTTATGACCAGTGGCATCCTGTTCTCTGTTCTCTGAGCCTTTTCTGGCTGCTATTTTGCAGTATGATTTTACAATGATCAGATATAGTGTGTTAGATATAGTGATATCTGTGAATTGCTGTGTGCAGTAAACCCGCAAGCCCTCTGCCTTCTGCTATACTGCTAATTTTGTAGCATTTTATCTCATTAAAATTGACTTGGCAGTTTCCCTAAACGTGATAAAATGACAAACTAACCAATTTGGCGTGTTTGGGCAAGGAAGTTGCACAGGGTTTAAATAAAACCGAACCTTATTGCATAAATGGCAACAGACCCCTTTAAGAAGTGCATAACGGAAGGAGCCAAGAAGAAAACCGCGAATTGCATCCAGCTTCACCAACAGCCTTGTGTACCCTCCCAGTAACGCAGCCAATGCTGGCTAAAGCTGTGCTTTATTGCTACGAGGTTCATGGCCAGTAAGCAGACATTACGGATCCGTTTAATCCAGCTTGCAGTGTTCTGCCTCCCATCAGCTATAAGCAAAAGATTATCTATCTTCCAGGTAGCCTGACACGTATTGCAATTTCTGTATTGTCATTCTTCTACGTTTCCCTTTTACGCCATATTGCTTCCCGTTTGTTTTTAGCACTGCAGGTGTTACTGGATCAGTCTACGAAGGCGAATTCCCCACTGAAGGGGCATGAGCGCACAGTGCAGTACCTCCAGAGGCTGGGTAAAGTCCGACGCATCCTCTGTGCACCGTAAATCCTGGTTTCACTCTTTCAGCGTCAAGTGTTTGAGGCGTGTTACCTTTTCAGGGACGGAAAACTTGGGAATCATCTTTGAATTTTCTCCCTGGGTTCTAAAGATCTGCCCAGAGGACGGCTTGAAGGTAAGAGGCCAAGTCGAGGGGTTTGTGTAGCTGCTGTTTTACCTGCACTGAGGGAAGCTGGAGAGAATGTAACT from Brienomyrus brachyistius isolate T26 chromosome 14, BBRACH_0.4, whole genome shotgun sequence encodes the following:
- the vps39 gene encoding vam6/Vps39-like protein — translated: MHEAYEPVPILEKLPLQIDCLAAWEDWLLVGTKPGHLLLYRIKKDAGTNRFEVTLEKSNKNFSKKIQQLFVVSQYKILVSLLENNIHVHDLLTFQQITVVSKAKGATLFACDLQHSDTGEATLRMCVAVKKKLQLYFWKDREFHELQGDCAAPDIPKSMAWCENSICVGFKRDYYLIRVDARGSIKELFPTGKQLEPLVAPLADGKVAVGQDDLTVVLNEEGVCTQKCALNWTDIPIAMEHQPPYIIAVLPRYVEIRTFEPRLLVQSVELQRPRIITSAGPNIVYVASNHFVWRLVPVSIATQIKQLLPDKQFELALQLAMKDDSDGDKRQQIHHIQNLYAFNLFCQKRFDDSMQVFAKLGTDPTHVIGLYPDLLPSDYRKQLHYPNPLPTLSGAELEKAHLALIDYLTQKRSHLVKQLNDSEPSTPSPLVEGTPTIKSRKKLLQIIDTTLLKCYLHTNVALVSPLLRLENNQCHIEECEYVLKKAHKYSELIILYEKKGLHQKALQVLLDQSTKANSPLKGHERTVQYLQRLGTENLGIIFEFSPWVLKICPEDGLKIFTEDLTEVETLPRDKVLNFLKEGFRELTIPYLEHIIHVWDETDPEFHNVLIQLYLEKVQGLMKEYLCSLPEGVPPVAAGKEDGELGEYRNKLLSFLEVSFSYEPARLISDFPFDGLLEERALLLGRMGKHEQALFIYVHILKDTRMAEEYCHRYYDRMTDGNKDVYLSLLRMYLSPPDVHCLGPIKMELSEPQANLQAALQVLELHHSKLDTTKAINLLPANTQICEIRVFLESVLEEKAQKKRFDQVLKSLLQAEFLRVQEERIFHQQVKCIITEEKTCRVCKKKIGNSAFARYPNGVVVHYFCCKDRNSCPAEM